A region from the Chloroflexota bacterium genome encodes:
- a CDS encoding aconitate hydratase: MNLTRKLIAEHLVSGEMIPGEEISLRIDQTLTQDATGTLAYLMFEAMGLPRIKTKLSVSYVDHQLLQVDTRNADDHTYLQDVAYKHGIHYSKPGNGICHQVHLERFSRPGDALLGSDSHTPTCGGVGMLAFGAGGQDVATAMAGLPFHIRMPKVLGIELRGKLRPFVASKDVILEMLRRLSVKGGVGRVFEYYGPGAASLEVTDRATISNMGAEAGATTSIFASDEKTRRYLAAQGREQDFRLVGPDRGAEYDDRIVIDLDQLVPLVAKPHMPDNVVPVTELLGTPVDQVAIGSCTNSSYQDLMVMAKILKGKMVHPRVNAVCSPGSRQVYNMIAQNGALADLIAAGVRILESSCGPCPGLGAVPQTGAVSLRAFNRNFEGRCGAPGINVYLASPVTCAAAAIAGKVVDPREITDAPAQIRLPRAYTIDDRMIIPPAEDGTREEIRRGPNIKPIPVRAPMAATISGQVITRVGDNISTDGILPAHADILALRSNVPAISQHVFKLVDPGFVERAKSLGGGFIVAGQNYGQGSSREHAALAPSYLGVKAVIAKGFARIHRANLTNFGVLPLALVDEADYDLLDPLDELEIADARGLIASGESEIPVQNLTKGKTIITRVEASDRQRNLLLVGGLLNSVKGNGAAAAGAAAAEAVEAGTTTG, translated from the coding sequence ATGAACCTGACGAGAAAGCTGATCGCCGAGCACCTGGTCAGCGGCGAGATGATTCCGGGTGAGGAGATCTCGCTGCGTATCGACCAGACGCTGACCCAGGACGCCACCGGCACGCTGGCGTACCTGATGTTCGAGGCGATGGGGCTGCCGCGCATCAAGACGAAGCTCTCCGTGAGCTACGTCGATCACCAGTTGTTGCAGGTAGACACCCGCAACGCCGACGACCACACCTACCTGCAGGACGTGGCCTACAAGCACGGCATCCACTACTCGAAGCCCGGCAACGGCATCTGCCACCAGGTTCACCTGGAGCGCTTCTCGCGGCCCGGCGACGCGCTGCTCGGATCGGACTCGCACACGCCGACCTGCGGCGGCGTCGGGATGCTGGCGTTCGGGGCGGGCGGCCAGGATGTCGCCACCGCCATGGCCGGCCTGCCGTTCCACATCCGCATGCCGAAGGTGCTGGGCATCGAGCTGCGCGGCAAGCTGCGTCCGTTCGTTGCGTCCAAGGATGTGATCCTGGAGATGCTGCGGCGGCTCTCGGTGAAGGGCGGCGTCGGGCGGGTCTTCGAGTACTACGGCCCGGGCGCGGCCTCGCTGGAAGTCACCGACCGCGCCACGATCTCGAACATGGGCGCGGAAGCGGGTGCCACCACCTCGATCTTCGCCTCCGACGAGAAGACGCGGCGGTATCTCGCGGCGCAGGGCCGCGAGCAGGACTTCCGCCTCGTCGGGCCGGATCGGGGAGCCGAGTACGACGATCGCATCGTCATCGACCTGGATCAGCTCGTCCCGCTGGTGGCGAAGCCGCACATGCCGGACAACGTCGTGCCCGTCACCGAGCTGCTCGGGACGCCCGTCGATCAGGTCGCCATCGGCTCCTGCACGAACTCGTCGTACCAGGATCTGATGGTCATGGCGAAGATCCTCAAGGGCAAGATGGTGCACCCGAGGGTCAACGCCGTCTGCAGCCCTGGCTCGCGGCAGGTCTACAACATGATCGCGCAGAACGGTGCGCTGGCCGACCTGATCGCGGCGGGCGTCCGCATCCTGGAGTCGTCGTGCGGGCCGTGCCCGGGCCTGGGGGCCGTGCCGCAGACCGGGGCCGTCTCGCTGCGGGCCTTCAACCGCAATTTCGAAGGGCGTTGCGGCGCGCCGGGCATCAACGTCTACCTGGCCAGCCCGGTCACCTGCGCGGCGGCGGCCATCGCCGGCAAGGTGGTGGACCCGCGCGAGATCACGGACGCGCCGGCGCAGATCCGTCTGCCGCGCGCCTACACCATCGACGACCGCATGATCATCCCGCCGGCCGAGGATGGCACGCGCGAGGAGATCCGGCGCGGCCCGAACATCAAGCCGATCCCCGTGCGCGCCCCGATGGCCGCGACGATCTCCGGCCAGGTCATCACCCGGGTGGGCGACAACATCAGCACGGATGGCATCCTGCCGGCCCATGCCGACATCCTGGCGCTGCGCTCGAACGTGCCGGCCATCTCGCAGCATGTCTTCAAGCTGGTTGACCCGGGATTCGTGGAGCGGGCGAAGTCGCTCGGCGGCGGCTTCATCGTGGCCGGCCAGAACTACGGCCAGGGGTCGAGCCGCGAGCACGCGGCGCTCGCGCCGAGCTACCTGGGCGTGAAGGCCGTGATCGCCAAGGGGTTCGCCCGCATCCACCGCGCGAATCTGACGAACTTCGGCGTGCTGCCGCTGGCGCTGGTGGACGAGGCCGACTACGACCTGCTCGATCCGCTGGACGAGCTGGAGATCGCCGACGCACGGGGGCTGATCGCGTCGGGTGAGAGCGAGATCCCGGTTCAGAACCTCACCAAGGGCAAGACGATCATCACTCGCGTCGAGGCGAGCGATCGCCAGCGCAACCTGCTGCTGGTGGGCGGGCTGCTCAACTCGGTCAAGGGCAACGGGGCGGCGGCGGCTGGGGCGGCTGCCGCCGAGGCGGTTGAGGCTGGCACGACGACGGGCTGA
- a CDS encoding methionine synthase codes for MTRFANLPLLPTTVVGSHGKASWWFAGVREHEKGVWGEGDLAEMLDDAADTAIRDMTKAGIDVITDGEVRRLDGYVDSYYTIIKNIQPIEIKRKDGPWGYDQQTRYVATGKIDVPEGGLGIIDEFKYGMAHSDKPLKATCAGPLTFGSRIHPGDQYKGTVDIAERFCEVINEELKGLVAAGAEFIQIDEPARGNVSGEEMARLFNKATEGVKAKLAFHICFGNRFGRGRFQRTYANYFPGALEAKTDQFVLEFASREMSEIEKVGEWLSDGRELGAGLVDVKSFYTDTAEDVAGRIHQTLKHVKAEKLWLNPDCGFGWSPRYMCNQKIGALAAGARLARKQLGL; via the coding sequence ATGACGCGATTCGCGAACCTGCCACTCTTGCCGACCACGGTGGTCGGCTCTCACGGCAAGGCCAGCTGGTGGTTTGCCGGCGTCCGCGAGCACGAGAAGGGCGTCTGGGGTGAAGGCGACCTTGCCGAGATGCTGGACGACGCCGCCGACACGGCCATCCGCGACATGACCAAGGCCGGCATCGACGTGATCACGGACGGCGAGGTGCGCCGCCTGGATGGGTACGTCGACTCGTACTACACCATCATCAAGAACATCCAGCCCATCGAGATCAAGCGCAAGGACGGCCCCTGGGGCTACGACCAGCAGACGCGCTACGTCGCGACGGGCAAGATCGACGTCCCGGAGGGCGGCCTCGGGATCATCGACGAGTTCAAGTACGGGATGGCGCACTCCGACAAGCCGCTCAAGGCGACGTGCGCCGGGCCGCTGACGTTCGGCTCCCGCATCCACCCCGGTGACCAGTACAAGGGCACGGTGGACATCGCCGAGCGGTTCTGCGAGGTCATCAACGAGGAGTTGAAGGGGCTCGTCGCCGCCGGCGCCGAGTTCATCCAGATCGACGAGCCGGCCCGTGGCAACGTCTCCGGCGAGGAGATGGCCCGCCTCTTCAACAAGGCGACCGAGGGCGTCAAGGCGAAGCTGGCGTTCCACATCTGCTTCGGCAATCGCTTCGGGCGTGGCCGGTTCCAGCGGACCTATGCCAACTACTTCCCCGGCGCGCTGGAGGCGAAGACCGACCAGTTCGTGCTGGAGTTCGCCAGCCGCGAGATGTCCGAGATCGAGAAGGTCGGCGAGTGGCTGAGCGACGGCCGCGAGCTTGGCGCGGGCCTGGTGGACGTGAAATCGTTCTACACCGACACCGCCGAGGACGTGGCCGGCCGCATCCACCAGACGCTGAAGCACGTCAAGGCGGAGAAGCTCTGGCTGAACCCGGACTGCGGCTTCGGGTGGAGCCCGCGCTACATGTGCAACCAGAAGATCGGGGCACTGGCGGCCGGCGCCCGGCTCGCCCGGAAGCAGCTGGGCCTGTAA
- a CDS encoding response regulator yields MARILVADDAAMLRYLACRSLDGHQTIQAEDGEEALALIKEHRPRIVILDWMMPKLSGVEVCRAIRADPDLAGIQIIVMTARTGFDSENEALEAGVDHFIAKPLMPRQLSMLVERILAGQRRRPA; encoded by the coding sequence ATGGCAAGAATACTCGTAGCCGACGACGCCGCGATGCTCCGCTATCTGGCCTGCCGGTCGCTGGATGGACACCAGACGATCCAGGCAGAGGACGGCGAGGAGGCGCTCGCGCTCATCAAAGAGCACCGGCCCCGAATCGTCATCCTCGACTGGATGATGCCGAAGCTGAGCGGCGTTGAGGTCTGCCGAGCCATCCGCGCCGATCCCGACCTTGCCGGGATCCAGATCATCGTGATGACGGCCCGGACCGGCTTCGACTCGGAGAACGAGGCGCTGGAAGCCGGCGTCGACCACTTTATCGCCAAGCCACTGATGCCGCGCCAGCTCTCGATGCTGGTGGAGCGCATCCTGGCCGGCCAGCGCCGCCGCCCCGCCTGA
- a CDS encoding mandelate racemase/muconate lactonizing enzyme family protein codes for MKIREIRSIPLMGRTPQGGWDHDVDPEENLHTLVHILTDEGVDGIGSVYTSQALVEGGLKLVRPWCIGDSAIEPERVTEKLRQMAFWQGRGGAVEHAISGIDIALWDILGKVSGQPVARLLGGCYRDRIKPYGSILFDEPPKLRDTLQEVVGRGFRAIKLGWRPFGRVDSKTDRLLMETARNAVGPDVELMVDAGGSEAFWPHGYKWALQTAKMLAEFDVVWFEEALPPDDIEGFITLTEHAPLPISTGEVLTRRQTFVPWIERRAVDIIQPDCTKVGGLSESRRIAWMAYDHNVTFVPHGWNTAVGLAADLQLVASLPVARYVEYLTPSPYIEEIVQTPFRLDADGMLPIPTAPGLGLDLDWDGIRRFSRTAD; via the coding sequence ATGAAGATCCGCGAGATCCGCTCGATTCCGCTGATGGGGCGCACGCCGCAGGGCGGCTGGGATCATGATGTTGATCCCGAGGAGAACCTGCACACGCTGGTGCATATCCTGACCGACGAGGGCGTGGACGGCATCGGCAGCGTCTACACCAGCCAGGCGCTGGTGGAGGGCGGCCTCAAGCTGGTCCGCCCGTGGTGCATCGGCGATTCGGCCATCGAGCCGGAGCGCGTGACCGAAAAGCTGCGCCAGATGGCGTTCTGGCAGGGACGCGGCGGCGCCGTCGAGCACGCCATCAGCGGCATCGACATCGCGCTCTGGGACATTCTCGGCAAGGTCAGCGGCCAGCCGGTCGCACGGCTGCTGGGCGGCTGCTACCGTGACCGCATCAAGCCGTACGGCTCGATCCTCTTCGACGAGCCGCCGAAGCTGCGGGACACCTTGCAGGAGGTGGTCGGCCGGGGCTTCCGAGCGATCAAGCTGGGATGGCGGCCGTTCGGACGGGTCGACAGCAAGACCGACCGGCTGCTGATGGAGACGGCCCGCAACGCTGTCGGACCGGATGTCGAGCTGATGGTGGACGCCGGCGGCAGCGAGGCGTTCTGGCCGCACGGCTACAAGTGGGCGCTCCAGACGGCGAAGATGCTGGCCGAGTTCGACGTGGTCTGGTTCGAGGAGGCGCTCCCCCCGGACGATATCGAGGGCTTCATCACGCTGACCGAGCACGCGCCGCTGCCGATCTCGACCGGCGAGGTCCTCACCCGCCGCCAGACGTTCGTGCCGTGGATCGAGCGGCGGGCCGTGGACATCATCCAGCCCGACTGTACGAAGGTTGGCGGGCTGTCAGAGTCGCGACGTATCGCCTGGATGGCCTACGACCACAACGTGACCTTTGTGCCCCACGGCTGGAACACGGCGGTCGGGCTGGCCGCCGACCTGCAACTGGTCGCCTCGCTGCCGGTGGCCCGCTACGTGGAGTACCTGACGCCCTCGCCGTACATCGAGGAGATCGTGCAGACGCCGTTCAGGCTCGACGCCGACGGCATGCTGCCGATCCCGACGGCCCCGGGCCTGGGCCTCGACCTCGACTGGGACGGCATCCGGCGGTTCTCACGGACTGCTGACTGA
- a CDS encoding DUF664 domain-containing protein — MVRCLRTTCRQFLPETCLTRPLRRILVHMIQETARHNGHADFMREFTDGQTGE; from the coding sequence ATCGTACGGTGTCTCCGTACGACCTGCCGGCAATTTCTGCCTGAAACTTGCCTGACACGGCCGCTCCGTCGAATCCTGGTGCACATGATCCAGGAGACGGCCCGCCACAATGGCCATGCCGACTTCATGCGCGAGTTCACTGATGGCCAGACTGGTGAGTAG